In Sphingomonas sp. Leaf357, a single genomic region encodes these proteins:
- a CDS encoding ABC transporter ATP-binding protein: MLELNGVTHIYANGTKALDDVSLSVPKGMFGLLGPNGAGKSTLMRTVATLQTPTAGTIRFGAIDVIADPEALRETLGYLPQDFGVYPRVSAYDMLDHMAVLKGIASARERKETVETLLNQTNLWAVRKKAIAGFSGGMRQRFGIAQALIGNPELIIVDEPTAGLDPEERNRFLNLLAEIGENVVVILSTHIVEDVADLCPRMAVLAAGRIQLEGAPLDLIDKTRGNVWAKTIGREELDEARLRYEVISTRLFAGRTIIHILSHDDPGEGFAAAHGGLEDVYFSTLARSRRVPAAEPMSSTVAA, translated from the coding sequence ATGCTCGAGCTGAACGGCGTCACGCACATCTACGCGAACGGGACGAAAGCGCTCGACGATGTCAGCCTGAGCGTGCCGAAGGGTATGTTCGGCCTGCTCGGCCCGAACGGCGCGGGCAAATCGACGTTGATGCGGACTGTCGCGACGTTGCAGACGCCGACGGCGGGCACGATCCGGTTCGGTGCGATCGACGTGATCGCCGATCCCGAGGCGTTGCGCGAGACGTTGGGCTATCTGCCGCAGGATTTCGGCGTCTATCCGCGCGTTTCAGCCTACGACATGCTGGATCATATGGCGGTGCTTAAGGGCATCGCCTCGGCGCGCGAACGCAAGGAGACGGTCGAGACCCTGCTCAACCAGACCAATCTCTGGGCCGTGCGCAAGAAGGCGATCGCGGGTTTCTCGGGCGGCATGCGGCAGCGGTTCGGCATCGCCCAGGCGCTGATCGGCAACCCGGAACTGATCATCGTCGACGAACCGACCGCCGGCCTCGACCCGGAAGAACGCAACCGCTTCCTCAATTTGCTGGCCGAGATCGGCGAAAATGTCGTCGTCATCCTCTCGACGCATATCGTCGAGGACGTGGCGGATCTGTGCCCGCGCATGGCGGTGCTGGCGGCCGGGCGGATCCAGCTCGAGGGCGCCCCGCTCGACCTGATCGACAAGACCCGCGGCAACGTGTGGGCCAAGACCATCGGGCGCGAGGAGCTGGACGAGGCGCGGTTGCGCTACGAGGTGATCTCGACGCGGCTGTTCGCCGGCCGGACGATCATCCACATCCTGTCGCACGACGATCCCGGCGAGGGCTTCGCGGCCGCGCACGGCGGGCTGGAGGACGTGTATTTCTCCACGCTCGCCCGATCGCGCCGGGTCCCGGCGGCTGAGCCCATGTCCTCCACCGTCGCGGCCTGA
- a CDS encoding fatty acid desaturase — protein MPTLIVAAVIYAGWLAATYWHAAIPDPLLLAIGAWLIAWHGSLQHETIHGHPSRWRAFNTSIGFPPLSLWLPYAIYRRSHIAHHRSPSITDPTLDPESRYAARVAGLGALATRVQATLIGRMLFGPPIAIGALLAEEARRLIRDPRAVARDWLPHLLGGALICAWLMWTQFGMGRYLLLFVYPGMALTLLRSFAEHRADLDAPGRAATVERGGLLGLLYLNNNLHAAHHDRPGLAWYRLPAYHRQHHPRLVGPDARAYRGYGQILRRFALRRHHVLVHPAHETPGT, from the coding sequence GTGCCGACGCTCATAGTCGCTGCCGTCATCTATGCCGGCTGGCTCGCCGCGACCTATTGGCACGCCGCGATCCCCGACCCTCTGCTCTTGGCGATCGGCGCGTGGCTGATCGCCTGGCACGGATCGCTGCAGCACGAGACGATCCACGGCCATCCCTCGCGCTGGCGGGCATTCAACACATCGATCGGCTTTCCGCCGCTCTCGCTCTGGCTGCCGTACGCGATCTATCGGCGCAGCCACATCGCGCATCATCGCAGTCCGTCGATCACCGACCCGACGCTCGACCCCGAATCGCGCTATGCCGCGCGGGTCGCTGGCTTGGGTGCCTTGGCGACGCGCGTGCAAGCGACGCTAATCGGCCGCATGCTGTTCGGGCCACCGATCGCGATCGGCGCGCTGCTCGCGGAGGAGGCGCGCCGCCTCATTCGGGATCCCCGCGCCGTCGCGCGCGATTGGCTGCCGCATCTGTTGGGTGGGGCACTGATCTGCGCCTGGCTCATGTGGACGCAGTTCGGGATGGGCCGCTACCTGCTGCTGTTCGTCTATCCCGGCATGGCGCTGACCCTGCTTCGCTCGTTCGCCGAACATCGCGCCGATCTGGATGCGCCCGGCCGCGCGGCGACGGTGGAACGCGGCGGCCTGCTCGGCCTTCTGTATCTCAACAACAATCTGCACGCCGCGCACCACGATCGGCCCGGCCTCGCCTGGTATCGCCTGCCCGCCTATCATCGCCAGCATCACCCGCGCCTCGTCGGCCCGGATGCGCGCGCCTATCGCGGCTATGGCCAGATCCTCCGCCGCTTCGCGTTGCGCCGGCATCACGTGCTCGTCCATCCTGCGCACGAGACGCCCGGAACATGA